In Spinacia oleracea cultivar Varoflay chromosome 5, BTI_SOV_V1, whole genome shotgun sequence, a single window of DNA contains:
- the LOC110798342 gene encoding uncharacterized protein, translating to MYRFGDVFKKVAASKPRTYDGKEDPASLENWLREFDKLFDAINCPEDLKINNVVYYLREEANLWWSQRKKDLMIKPDFDWEAMKEALRAKFYPPYLKKQKCLEYTNLIMGTMTVNEYYTKFIELMRFAPEIVPTEAIKAQRFEQGLTLKLQGKLGGVNFESLDDVYGRAAHLYGIKGRELDGNSGEKRKGNGNFQGNEKKPKLDGGKDCEGNLVTCYFCKKQGNREFECYKKAFEESTYNLGHNGKNSHSNQQGLSQQDGINNTKPGGGNNATQLKGQLFVMNHREAENAYEVEAGTFSIYDLLAS from the exons ATGTATAGATTTGGTGATGTCTTTAAGAAAGTAGCAGCTAGTAAACCACGTACCTATGATGGAAAGGAAGACCCTGCAAGTCTAGAAAACTGGCTTAGAGAATTTGACAAACTGTTTGATGCTATCAATTGCCCTGAAGACCTAAAAATCAATAATGTTGTGTACTATCTAAGGGAAGAAGCTAATCTATGGTGGTCACAACGAAAGAAAGACTTAATGATCAAACCTGATTTTGATTGGGAAGCCATGAAAGAAGCCTTAAGAGCTAAGTTTTACCCTCCCTATCTAAAGAAGCAGAAATGCCTAGAATATACAAACCTTATAATGGGGACCATGACTGTGAATGAGTATTACACCAAGTTCATAGAGCTAatgaggtttgcacctgaaataGTCCCAACTGAAGCCATAaaagctcaaaggtttgagcaagggttaacTTTGAAATTGCAAGGGAAGCTTGGGGGAGTTAACTTTGAATCCTTAGATGATGTTTATGGACGTGCAGCTCACCTGTATGGGATTAAAGGAAGAGAGCTTGATGGAAATTCTGGTGAAAAGAGGAAAGGAAATGGAAACTTCCAAGGGAATGAGAAGAAACCTAAGCTGGATGGGG GAAAAGATTGTGAGGGAAACCTAGTTACTTGTTATTTCTGTAAGAAGCAAGGGAATCGTGAGTTTGAATGCTACAAGAAAGCATTTGAGGAATCAACATATAACCTAGGCCATAATGGGAAAAATTCACACTCAAATCAACAAGGATTAAGCCAGCAGGATGGAATCAACAACACCAAACCTGGAGGTGGGAATAACGCCACCCAATTGAAGGGACAATTGTTCGTTATGAATCATCGTGAAGCTGAAAACGCGTATGAAGTAgaagctggtactttttctatttatgATCTACTTGCTAGCTAA